A genome region from Nitrospira sp. includes the following:
- a CDS encoding ATP-binding protein yields the protein MPLRVRLTLWYGTALALILLTFSVVLYTITARSLRDQVDESLQETASAAVRSLEKRGFLPLIDEDALLSQFPELTRIDKFFQIFSPTGTITIRSPNIRQHDVPLSRPALEAAFTGSTVFESARYPNEPPLRLVSVPIIYRGSLLYIVQVGTTLEGVEETLRRFLLVLVVMAPIALVVSLVGGWFLAGRALRPVDSITVAAKRIAAGDLTQRLTSERSTDEIGRLTDTFNNMIARLETSFAQIRQFSSDASHELRTPLTVMKGESELVLRRPRPVEDYIAVLESNLEEIDRMSRIVEELLFLSRADLGQVKTECEPVRLEALVEDIQRQACLLGQEREVDVVMGTIQPATVQGDELRLRELILNIVDNAVKYSYPQGKVEIDLLVEGRTVRLSVRDHGIGIPPDAHKQIFDRFFRTDDARAHTKKGTGLGLAICAWIAEAHHGHIEVKSEVGAGSTFTIVLPLAPPTA from the coding sequence ATGCCGCTTCGCGTCCGGCTCACACTCTGGTACGGCACGGCCTTGGCGCTCATCCTGCTGACCTTTTCCGTAGTGCTGTACACCATCACGGCCCGCAGTCTTCGAGATCAAGTCGATGAGTCGCTGCAAGAAACCGCATCGGCAGCCGTACGTTCCCTGGAGAAGCGCGGATTTCTCCCCCTGATCGACGAAGATGCCCTCCTGAGCCAGTTCCCTGAGTTGACCCGCATCGATAAATTTTTTCAGATCTTCAGTCCCACCGGCACCATCACCATCCGCTCCCCCAATATCCGGCAACATGACGTGCCCTTGAGTCGGCCCGCGCTGGAAGCCGCATTTACCGGCAGCACCGTCTTCGAGTCGGCCAGGTATCCCAACGAACCGCCACTACGCTTGGTCTCCGTCCCCATCATCTATCGCGGGTCCCTGTTGTATATCGTGCAAGTCGGCACAACCCTGGAGGGTGTAGAGGAAACGCTGCGCCGGTTCTTGCTGGTCCTCGTTGTGATGGCCCCGATCGCACTGGTCGTGTCATTGGTCGGAGGATGGTTTCTGGCAGGACGTGCCTTACGGCCCGTCGATTCCATCACCGTCGCGGCGAAACGCATCGCTGCAGGAGACCTGACGCAGCGCCTGACGTCCGAACGCTCCACGGATGAAATCGGGCGTCTCACCGACACCTTCAACAACATGATCGCGCGCCTGGAGACCTCCTTCGCGCAAATCCGGCAATTCAGCAGCGATGCCTCGCACGAACTCCGGACTCCGTTGACGGTGATGAAGGGCGAAAGCGAGTTAGTCCTGCGGCGTCCTCGCCCCGTCGAAGACTACATTGCCGTCTTGGAAAGTAACCTGGAAGAGATCGACCGGATGTCGCGCATCGTCGAGGAACTCTTATTCCTCTCACGAGCGGATTTGGGCCAAGTCAAAACAGAATGTGAACCGGTCCGCCTGGAGGCATTGGTGGAGGATATCCAGCGCCAGGCCTGCCTGCTGGGCCAAGAGCGCGAGGTGGATGTCGTCATGGGCACCATCCAACCCGCTACGGTGCAGGGCGATGAACTTCGCCTGCGGGAACTCATTCTGAACATCGTCGACAATGCCGTGAAATACTCCTACCCACAGGGCAAGGTGGAAATCGATCTGCTGGTGGAAGGCCGCACCGTTCGCCTCTCGGTGCGCGACCACGGCATCGGCATCCCCCCGGACGCGCACAAACAAATCTTCGACCGCTTCTTCCGCACCGACGACGCACGTGCCCACACGAAAAAAGGGACCGGGCTCGGCCTGGCCATCTGCGCCTGGATCGCTGAGGCTCACCACGGACACATCGAGGTCAAGAGCGAGGTGGGCGCAGGATCGACGTTCACCATCGTACTCCCCCTCGCTCCGCCGACAGCTTAA
- a CDS encoding response regulator transcription factor: MRVLVIEDETKVGSFIKRALEEESYAVDLCEDGAQGLDMALSGTYDLIMIDLMLPSLPGLEVLTRLRKGKIQTPVLILTAQSKVDQRVKGLDAGADDYLTKPFAIDELLARVRALLRRGTAESSGTLQIDDLLLNPATREVTRGGQRIDLTVKEYALLEYFMRHAGRVLTRPMISDHVWNQDFDTFTNVIDVYVNYLRNKIDRGRARKLIHTIRGSGYMLKVD; encoded by the coding sequence ATGCGCGTCCTCGTCATTGAAGATGAAACCAAGGTAGGCTCTTTCATCAAGCGAGCGCTTGAGGAGGAGAGTTACGCCGTCGACCTCTGCGAGGACGGCGCGCAAGGCCTCGACATGGCCTTGAGTGGCACTTACGACCTCATCATGATCGATCTCATGCTGCCGAGCCTGCCAGGCCTGGAAGTGCTCACGCGTCTCCGCAAGGGAAAAATTCAGACCCCGGTGCTGATCCTGACGGCACAGTCGAAAGTAGACCAGCGGGTCAAAGGGCTAGACGCCGGCGCAGACGACTACCTCACGAAGCCCTTCGCCATCGATGAATTGCTGGCGCGTGTGCGGGCCCTGTTACGACGCGGCACGGCGGAATCCTCCGGCACGCTCCAGATCGACGATCTTCTGCTCAATCCGGCCACACGCGAAGTCACACGCGGCGGGCAACGTATCGACCTCACCGTGAAAGAATATGCGCTGCTGGAATATTTCATGCGCCATGCGGGGCGGGTGTTGACCCGTCCCATGATCTCAGACCACGTCTGGAATCAGGATTTCGATACCTTCACCAACGTCATCGATGTCTATGTGAACTACCTGCGGAATAAGATCGATCGTGGACGGGCTCGAAAGTTAATCCATACGATTCGAGGGAGTGGGTACATGCTCAAGGTGGACTGA
- a CDS encoding M48 family metallopeptidase, with product MPISRSAHYLDGRTATRHRVTLTITPTSLHIGMPDGSIKQWPYEQIRQTQGTYRGEPVRLEFGPEPAEAVVTGTTALLREIHKAAPAGAQHFHNPTSRNARVRWTVYAAVGVVLMVVGLYRWGIPGVAAAATPYVPVTWEESLGQQVVAHLAPEAQKCRDPERLQKLDHIVRTLTATRPASPYRITLSVVDAPTVNAFAAPGGQVVILRGLLEQTDSPEQLAGVLAHELQHVYQRHTTKAILEQTAMTFLLTTISGDLSGGLAWGLEGARTMSSLHYSRTHETEADIEGLRMMQAAHLDPAAMMSFYGTMEKGALDHAGPPDFLSTHPDMGERLATLVTLAGPPPSDAQRLLPGEDWKDIRSLCRLQAGERSAALSLDLP from the coding sequence ATGCCCATCAGCCGAAGCGCCCATTACCTCGACGGTCGCACAGCCACGCGCCATCGCGTCACCCTCACGATCACCCCCACCAGCCTGCACATCGGGATGCCCGACGGCAGCATCAAACAATGGCCTTACGAGCAGATCCGTCAAACACAAGGGACCTATCGCGGCGAACCAGTGCGCCTGGAATTCGGACCAGAACCGGCCGAAGCCGTCGTGACTGGCACCACGGCGTTGTTAAGGGAAATTCACAAGGCCGCCCCTGCCGGTGCACAACACTTCCACAACCCAACCTCGCGAAATGCGCGCGTCCGTTGGACGGTGTATGCCGCCGTGGGAGTCGTCCTCATGGTCGTGGGACTCTATCGATGGGGCATCCCCGGGGTCGCCGCCGCAGCCACGCCCTATGTGCCAGTGACGTGGGAAGAATCTTTGGGACAGCAGGTCGTCGCACATCTTGCGCCGGAAGCGCAGAAATGCCGCGATCCGGAACGACTACAAAAGCTCGACCACATCGTGCGAACATTGACTGCCACTCGTCCGGCGTCCCCCTATCGAATCACCCTATCCGTCGTCGATGCCCCAACCGTCAACGCGTTCGCCGCTCCCGGCGGGCAGGTGGTGATTCTCCGAGGCCTGCTGGAGCAAACAGACAGTCCGGAACAACTGGCCGGAGTGCTCGCCCACGAACTCCAGCATGTCTACCAACGTCATACGACCAAAGCCATTCTTGAACAGACGGCGATGACGTTTCTTCTCACCACCATCTCCGGCGATCTGTCCGGCGGGCTCGCCTGGGGACTCGAAGGCGCGCGCACAATGAGCTCGTTACACTACAGCCGCACCCATGAAACGGAAGCGGACATCGAGGGACTCCGCATGATGCAGGCCGCCCACCTCGATCCTGCCGCGATGATGTCATTTTACGGAACCATGGAGAAAGGCGCGCTGGATCACGCCGGGCCGCCTGATTTTCTCTCCACCCATCCGGACATGGGCGAGCGGCTTGCCACGCTCGTCACGCTGGCCGGCCCCCCTCCATCCGACGCGCAACGGCTCCTCCCGGGAGAAGACTGGAAAGACATTCGCTCGCTCTGCCGCCTGCAAGCCGGCGAACGCTCCGCCGCACTATCCCTCGACCTTCCCTAG
- a CDS encoding DUF898 family protein produces MNTMETHTETSERAPRVTCHRCLGQYRIRDIHRLTHRARSRCPACGARFAIVIPTPPNEHPHASGDHRPPTPLTSVPSGSTEALDPIKRGSFHGAGGTLLGMQIVNVCLTILTLGVYHFWGKAKVRRYLFSHTAFAGDRFAYHGTGKELYQGFLKAMLVFGIPYFSLGAAHTFLTVPPSVDPFLQATAGLVLFLYVPVAIVNARRYRCTRTSWRGIRFSFRGHTVDFLKLYFKGWLFTVLSLGTYYPYFHTQRQAFLHSHTYFGNQRFHFTGHGSGLMVPFAVTLFTTYAVLCLCGFALALQLTNGGLTLLLIPLVLGPVWVWWLGQKQKYCWDHTTFGDAQFSCSITWQQLFTLYLGNVALVVVTLGWAWPWVTVRNARVFLGTLSLQGTTDLDHVLQDNTETSVTGEGLSNLLDTGFDMD; encoded by the coding sequence ATGAACACCATGGAAACCCACACCGAGACCAGCGAACGGGCCCCCCGCGTCACCTGCCACCGCTGCCTGGGCCAATACCGTATCCGCGACATACATCGATTGACGCACCGGGCTCGAAGTAGGTGCCCAGCTTGTGGCGCGCGATTCGCCATTGTGATCCCGACGCCCCCGAATGAGCATCCGCATGCAAGTGGAGACCACCGTCCACCGACGCCCCTCACATCCGTACCATCCGGAAGCACCGAAGCCCTCGACCCCATCAAACGTGGATCCTTCCACGGAGCCGGTGGCACCTTACTGGGCATGCAGATCGTCAATGTCTGCCTCACCATCCTCACCCTCGGCGTTTACCACTTTTGGGGCAAAGCGAAAGTTCGCCGATACCTGTTCAGCCACACGGCGTTCGCGGGAGATCGGTTTGCCTATCACGGCACCGGAAAAGAACTCTACCAGGGGTTTCTGAAAGCGATGTTGGTGTTCGGTATCCCCTATTTTTCATTAGGCGCCGCGCACACCTTCCTCACAGTCCCGCCATCGGTCGATCCCTTCCTGCAGGCAACGGCCGGTCTGGTGCTCTTCCTCTATGTGCCAGTCGCGATCGTGAATGCGCGGCGCTATCGCTGCACGCGCACATCTTGGCGAGGCATCCGGTTCTCGTTTCGAGGCCACACGGTGGACTTCCTGAAACTCTATTTCAAAGGGTGGCTCTTCACCGTCCTGTCCCTCGGCACCTACTATCCCTATTTCCACACACAACGACAGGCGTTCCTCCACTCCCACACCTACTTCGGCAACCAACGGTTCCACTTTACCGGGCATGGATCGGGCCTGATGGTGCCCTTTGCCGTCACACTCTTCACTACCTATGCGGTGCTCTGCCTGTGCGGTTTCGCCCTGGCCCTTCAACTCACAAATGGCGGCCTGACACTGCTCTTGATTCCCTTAGTGCTTGGGCCGGTGTGGGTCTGGTGGCTCGGACAAAAGCAGAAGTACTGTTGGGACCACACCACGTTCGGCGACGCACAGTTTTCATGCAGCATCACCTGGCAGCAGCTCTTCACCCTGTACCTCGGCAATGTCGCACTCGTGGTTGTGACCTTGGGGTGGGCCTGGCCATGGGTGACAGTTCGGAACGCACGCGTCTTTCTCGGCACCCTTTCGTTACAGGGAACCACCGATCTCGACCACGTGCTGCAGGACAACACTGAAACATCCGTCACCGGCGAAGGCCTGTCGAACCTCCTCGACACCGGCTTTGATATGGACTAA
- a CDS encoding ankyrin repeat domain-containing protein, which translates to MTRRLVGIVVAVLACVLNYLLLAGMGFWMFSQIKATHDPYDIDELTLSSLILKTNGWTPLHLAAARGDMAAVTSLLQEGAPVDQYNDKGRTALFEAAKRGRTPVVTVLLHHGANPNARTKQGLTALLTAAEQGHADTIAVLLSNGADLNATCTCGDSALHRAVRRGHLVATQTLLEQGIDANIKSHGETALEIAQQDEDQELIALLLAHGGKEFSQAKAHRAQGVAFQKKGQIDQALFAYAEALNLDPNDPESYFDRGTALLQKNSPDEALIAFHAAIRLSPAYFEAYRAAASVHTMRRQWDEAIALWDQFLTQRPQNGRAHYERARIRQAKGDGKGFLRELQQACAFGHQAAC; encoded by the coding sequence ATGACGCGCCGGCTCGTCGGCATTGTGGTGGCTGTGTTGGCCTGTGTATTGAATTACCTGCTGCTGGCTGGAATGGGCTTCTGGATGTTTAGCCAAATCAAGGCAACCCACGACCCCTACGATATCGATGAATTGACGCTCTCCTCGCTGATCCTGAAAACCAACGGATGGACGCCCCTCCACCTTGCAGCCGCACGAGGCGATATGGCTGCCGTGACGTCGCTCCTGCAGGAAGGAGCACCGGTCGACCAATACAACGACAAGGGACGAACAGCCTTATTTGAAGCAGCCAAACGAGGGCGGACGCCGGTGGTGACGGTCCTCTTGCATCATGGGGCCAACCCCAATGCGAGAACCAAACAGGGCCTGACCGCACTCCTGACCGCTGCCGAGCAGGGACATGCCGATACGATCGCCGTGCTGTTGTCGAACGGCGCCGATCTCAACGCGACGTGCACCTGTGGCGATTCAGCGTTGCATCGGGCCGTACGGAGAGGCCATCTGGTCGCGACGCAAACCCTGCTTGAACAGGGCATCGATGCGAACATCAAGAGCCATGGAGAGACCGCCCTTGAGATCGCGCAGCAAGACGAGGACCAGGAACTGATCGCCCTCCTGCTCGCGCATGGGGGCAAAGAATTTTCTCAAGCGAAGGCCCATCGAGCCCAAGGCGTGGCCTTCCAGAAAAAAGGGCAGATCGATCAGGCGCTATTCGCGTATGCCGAGGCCTTGAACCTGGACCCAAACGATCCCGAATCCTATTTCGATCGCGGCACGGCACTGCTGCAAAAGAACTCGCCTGACGAAGCCCTCATCGCGTTTCACGCAGCCATCCGCCTCAGCCCAGCCTACTTCGAAGCCTATCGCGCGGCGGCCTCAGTGCACACCATGCGCCGGCAGTGGGACGAGGCCATCGCCTTGTGGGACCAATTCCTGACACAACGCCCACAGAACGGTCGCGCCCATTATGAACGCGCACGGATCAGGCAAGCGAAAGGCGACGGCAAAGGTTTCTTGCGAGAACTGCAACAGGCCTGTGCATTCGGCCACCAGGCGGCCTGCTGA
- a CDS encoding FAD-binding protein yields MITHDILIVGAGLAGMRAAIAAPPHLNVALLSKVHPVRSHSVAAQGGINAAIGEQDSWEAHAYDTAKGGLYLGDQDAIEAMCREAPQDILELERMGVIFSRTPEGRIAQRPFGGAGFPRTCYAADRTGHALLHAMYEQLMKRRCRVYEEWYVTALLVEQGRCCGVVAWDLVHGGLQALHAKAVILATGGSGRVFSTSTNAVINTGDGMALAYRAGLPLEDMEFVQFHPTTLRDTGILITEGARGEGGYLLNTLGERFMKQYAPEQMELATRSTVSLAIGREIQEGRGVDGCVLLDLRHLGRARILERLPQIRELALEFAGLDPIETPIPIRPGAHYQMGGVRTNAWGETDLPGLFAAGECACVSVHGANRLGGNSLLETIVFGRRAGTRAAESIHDLAPPAVPAGILEAEEQRLHTLLTNPGPERAWQIRDDLGKTMSLNLGIFRTKQSMQEALDAIQALKVRGQQMCVQDKGRVFNTDLIQALELQCLLDIADTIVVSALGREESRGAHYRADFPTRNDSAWLRHTLSHRQTEGPRLSYTPVTITQFPPA; encoded by the coding sequence ATGATTACGCATGACATCTTGATTGTCGGGGCCGGGCTCGCTGGAATGCGGGCCGCGATCGCCGCACCACCTCACCTGAATGTGGCCCTCCTCTCGAAGGTCCACCCGGTCCGCAGCCACTCCGTGGCCGCCCAAGGGGGGATCAACGCGGCCATCGGCGAGCAGGACTCTTGGGAAGCCCATGCCTATGACACCGCCAAAGGGGGACTCTACCTGGGCGACCAAGATGCGATCGAGGCCATGTGCCGGGAGGCGCCGCAGGACATTCTAGAGCTTGAACGGATGGGTGTGATCTTCAGCCGCACCCCGGAGGGGCGGATCGCCCAACGGCCGTTCGGCGGGGCCGGATTTCCGCGCACCTGTTATGCCGCCGACCGCACCGGCCACGCGCTGCTGCACGCCATGTACGAGCAGCTAATGAAGCGCCGCTGTCGGGTCTATGAAGAATGGTATGTCACGGCCTTACTGGTCGAACAGGGCCGTTGTTGCGGCGTCGTGGCCTGGGATCTGGTCCACGGAGGGTTGCAGGCCCTGCACGCCAAGGCCGTCATTCTTGCCACCGGCGGAAGCGGCCGCGTCTTTTCCACCAGCACCAACGCCGTCATCAACACCGGGGACGGCATGGCCCTGGCCTATCGTGCCGGCCTCCCCCTGGAAGACATGGAGTTCGTCCAGTTTCACCCCACCACGCTCAGAGACACCGGCATTCTGATCACCGAAGGCGCGCGCGGCGAGGGCGGCTATTTGCTGAATACGCTCGGCGAGCGATTCATGAAACAGTACGCACCGGAACAGATGGAGTTGGCGACCCGGTCCACGGTCTCTCTCGCGATCGGACGGGAAATTCAGGAAGGACGAGGGGTAGATGGTTGTGTCCTGCTTGATCTTCGGCACCTGGGCCGTGCCCGCATCCTTGAGCGGCTCCCGCAAATTCGGGAGCTGGCGCTTGAATTCGCAGGGCTCGATCCGATTGAAACACCCATTCCCATTCGACCAGGCGCCCACTATCAAATGGGCGGCGTGCGCACCAACGCCTGGGGAGAAACCGATTTACCGGGGCTCTTCGCGGCGGGCGAATGTGCCTGCGTCAGTGTTCATGGAGCGAATCGCTTAGGCGGGAATTCCCTGCTCGAAACTATTGTCTTTGGTCGCCGCGCCGGCACAAGAGCCGCCGAGTCGATCCACGATCTTGCCCCGCCGGCTGTTCCGGCGGGAATCCTGGAAGCAGAAGAACAGCGTCTGCACACCCTCCTGACCAATCCCGGCCCCGAACGGGCCTGGCAGATCCGGGATGACCTCGGCAAAACCATGAGCCTGAATCTCGGCATCTTCCGCACCAAGCAGTCCATGCAAGAGGCCCTAGACGCCATTCAGGCCCTCAAGGTCCGGGGGCAACAGATGTGCGTCCAGGACAAGGGACGGGTCTTCAATACCGATCTGATTCAGGCCCTGGAGCTCCAGTGTCTGCTGGACATCGCGGACACCATCGTCGTGAGCGCCCTCGGCCGGGAAGAAAGCCGCGGGGCCCACTACCGGGCCGACTTCCCCACTCGAAACGATAGTGCCTGGCTCCGCCACACCCTCTCCCACCGCCAGACGGAAGGGCCTCGGTTAAGCTATACTCCCGTGACCATTACGCAATTCCCCCCTGCATAA
- the gcvP gene encoding aminomethyl-transferring glycine dehydrogenase: MPEPNFLEPNDTFVPRHIGPTDSDIQEMLATLSLPSLDALVESTVPSDIRLQTSLTVPSPRGEQQVLAELRGLAGQNQVWRSLIGMGYYDCITPLVIQRNILENPGWYTQYTPYQAEIAQGRLEALVNFQTMVADLTGLPLANASLLDEATAAAEAMTMCAAMSRAAGHERKKFFVSENCHPQTIAVVQTRAEPLGIVLQIGSIQSLDLSQGEFFGLLLQYPSTDGYVGDYSEFITRAHASGAYVVVATDLLALTLLRSPGEFGADVAIGSSQRFGVPLGYGGPHAAFLATKEEFRRQMPGRIIGVSKDVTGRMAYRLSLQTREQHIRREKATSNICTAQVLLAVMAGMFAVYHGPAGLRRIAERIHGLTMMLAEGLRRHGCVVGLEPVFDTLRVPLSPAQSETILNRARQQKINLRQYDDHSLGLSLDEWSTVAEVQQVLALFVGHEIPAEEVQSILASVDVRYPAPLARTSPYLTHPVFHRYHAEHELLRYIHRLQSRDLSLVHSMIPLGSCTMKLNATAEMLPVTWPEFGRLHPFAPSEQAQGYRVLFQQLESWLAELTGFAAISLQPNAGSQGEYTGLMVIRAHHRHRGETQRDVCLIPVSAHGTNPASASMCGMTVVSVACDDRGNVDLSDLEAKATQHRTRLAALMVTYPSTHGVFEEGIRRMCQIVHTHGGQVYMDGANLNAQVGLCRPADLGADVCHLNLHKTFCIPHGGGGPGMGPIGVASHLVPFLPGHPVTKLGGPQSIGPVSAAPYGSPSILTISWVYIALMGREGLTKATQVAILNANYMAKRLEKHYPVLYSGSRGFVAHEFILDLRPLKEGSGVEAMDVAKRLMDYGFHAPTVSFPVAGTLMIEPTESEVKAELDRLCDALIAIRGEIQAIAEGRQPRAGNALKNAPHTAWAVTAAEWTKPYSREQAAFPAPWVRENKFWPSVGRIDEAYGDRHLFCTCPPMDPAS, translated from the coding sequence ATGCCAGAACCCAACTTTCTTGAGCCGAACGATACCTTTGTGCCTCGCCATATCGGCCCGACGGATTCCGACATCCAGGAGATGTTGGCCACGTTGAGCCTGCCGTCGTTGGACGCACTCGTCGAGTCGACGGTCCCTTCCGACATTCGCTTGCAGACCTCCTTGACGGTGCCCTCTCCGCGAGGTGAGCAGCAGGTGTTGGCGGAATTGCGTGGTTTGGCCGGACAGAATCAGGTGTGGCGGTCTCTGATCGGCATGGGCTATTACGATTGCATCACTCCGTTGGTCATCCAACGTAACATTCTGGAGAACCCAGGATGGTATACGCAGTACACCCCGTATCAAGCCGAGATTGCGCAGGGGCGCCTCGAGGCACTGGTCAATTTTCAGACCATGGTTGCCGATCTAACCGGCTTGCCGCTCGCCAATGCGTCGCTACTCGATGAAGCAACTGCTGCTGCCGAGGCGATGACGATGTGTGCGGCCATGTCTCGCGCCGCCGGGCATGAGCGCAAGAAATTCTTCGTCTCTGAAAATTGTCATCCGCAAACCATTGCCGTGGTGCAGACCCGCGCGGAACCGCTGGGTATTGTATTGCAGATCGGTTCGATTCAATCGTTGGACCTTTCCCAGGGCGAGTTCTTCGGGCTGTTGCTGCAATACCCCTCGACGGATGGGTATGTCGGTGACTACAGCGAATTCATCACGCGGGCGCATGCCTCCGGTGCCTACGTCGTGGTGGCGACCGACCTGCTGGCCCTCACGCTATTGCGTTCACCGGGAGAATTCGGCGCGGACGTGGCGATCGGGTCCAGCCAACGGTTCGGTGTCCCGCTTGGATATGGTGGACCGCATGCGGCGTTTCTTGCCACGAAGGAAGAGTTTCGCCGGCAGATGCCGGGCCGGATCATCGGTGTCTCGAAAGATGTGACGGGCCGTATGGCGTATCGCCTGTCTCTGCAGACCCGGGAACAGCATATACGGCGCGAGAAGGCCACCAGCAATATCTGCACGGCGCAAGTGCTGTTGGCGGTCATGGCGGGGATGTTTGCCGTCTACCACGGACCGGCGGGGTTGCGGCGAATTGCGGAACGCATCCATGGTTTGACGATGATGCTGGCAGAGGGATTGCGTCGGCACGGCTGTGTTGTCGGCCTTGAGCCTGTCTTCGATACGCTACGTGTTCCACTTTCGCCGGCCCAATCGGAGACGATTCTGAATCGGGCGCGCCAGCAGAAGATCAATCTCCGGCAGTATGACGACCACAGCCTGGGGCTGTCATTGGATGAATGGAGTACGGTTGCGGAAGTTCAGCAGGTGTTGGCGCTCTTTGTCGGCCACGAGATCCCGGCGGAAGAGGTTCAGTCCATTCTCGCTTCGGTCGATGTGCGGTATCCCGCTCCGCTCGCGCGCACGAGTCCCTATCTGACGCATCCGGTGTTTCACCGGTACCATGCTGAACATGAACTCTTACGCTACATCCACCGGCTTCAATCCCGCGACTTGTCGCTCGTACATTCTATGATTCCCCTGGGGTCTTGTACGATGAAGCTGAATGCCACGGCGGAAATGTTGCCGGTGACCTGGCCGGAGTTCGGGCGCCTCCATCCGTTTGCTCCTTCCGAGCAGGCGCAGGGGTACCGAGTCTTGTTTCAGCAGCTCGAATCATGGCTTGCCGAGCTGACCGGGTTTGCCGCCATCTCTCTGCAGCCCAATGCCGGCTCTCAAGGGGAATATACGGGACTGATGGTCATCCGCGCGCATCATCGGCATCGCGGGGAAACGCAGCGTGATGTCTGCTTGATTCCGGTGTCGGCTCACGGGACGAATCCGGCCAGTGCTTCGATGTGCGGAATGACAGTGGTGTCCGTTGCCTGTGACGATCGCGGTAATGTGGACCTGTCCGATCTCGAAGCCAAGGCGACTCAACATCGCACTCGTTTGGCGGCATTGATGGTCACCTACCCTTCAACCCACGGGGTGTTTGAGGAAGGGATTCGCCGGATGTGCCAGATTGTGCATACGCATGGCGGGCAGGTCTATATGGACGGCGCGAATTTGAATGCGCAAGTCGGGCTTTGTCGGCCGGCAGATCTGGGGGCGGACGTCTGTCACCTGAATCTTCACAAGACGTTCTGTATCCCCCACGGCGGTGGCGGGCCGGGGATGGGACCGATTGGTGTGGCCAGCCATCTGGTGCCATTTCTTCCCGGGCATCCGGTGACCAAACTCGGCGGACCGCAGTCGATTGGTCCGGTGTCAGCCGCTCCCTATGGCAGTCCAAGCATTCTCACGATTTCGTGGGTCTATATTGCACTGATGGGTCGTGAGGGTTTGACCAAGGCCACGCAGGTCGCCATCCTCAACGCGAACTACATGGCCAAACGCTTGGAGAAGCATTATCCCGTGTTGTACAGCGGCTCGCGTGGATTCGTCGCGCATGAATTTATCCTGGATCTTCGTCCACTCAAGGAGGGGAGCGGTGTGGAAGCCATGGACGTGGCCAAGCGTCTCATGGATTACGGGTTCCATGCTCCGACGGTGTCTTTTCCCGTGGCAGGCACCTTGATGATCGAGCCGACGGAGAGCGAGGTGAAGGCGGAATTGGATCGGTTGTGTGACGCCTTGATCGCGATCCGGGGTGAGATTCAGGCGATTGCCGAAGGTCGGCAACCGCGTGCGGGCAATGCACTCAAAAATGCTCCTCACACGGCATGGGCGGTCACGGCGGCCGAGTGGACGAAGCCCTACTCGCGTGAGCAGGCCGCGTTTCCTGCTCCATGGGTTCGGGAGAATAAATTTTGGCCGAGCGTAGGTCGTATCGATGAAGCCTATGGCGATCGCCACCTCTTTTGCACCTGCCCTCCGATGGATCCAGCATCCTAG